AACTCCATTAAATCAACACCCTCCATCCCGCGACATTCACCAACCCAGGCATCACCTCTGCAGCCAATAACAATTGCCGGCACACCGTACCTTTCCCGTAACCGGGCAGCACTGAACCCTAACGCCCGCAAAGAAAGTCCCGGGTGTTGCACAAACAGTATCCCGTCGCCAAGCCGCACATTTTCACTTGCCAGGGCAAATGTTTTCTCCGCCTCCTCGCGCCACGCCTGACTGCGCGCCACCAGTTCCTTAACCCACGCTTCAGCAACCGCCGGGTCCTGGTCAAGGAAATGTCTTACCCCTTCGCCCCCATTCGCCGATGCAAACAGGGGCAAAAGTTCAGCAAGAAATCCGCTCACCGTAAAACCCTGCGGCGGAAAGTTTATCGACTTGAGCACCGCTCGCACCGCCGGAATGTTTGTTTTCTCCAGCTGGCGCAACCCCAGGGTTACGAGCACCCGATTCTCACCGGTAAGTGGTGCCCGGTCCGCAATTGTCCCGAGCGTTGTCAACACCAGCGCATCCCGATAGACCGAAAAGAACTCTTCAGACGAAAAACCCAGTCTCTCCTGCACCAGACCCAGCGCCAGCTTCAGCGCCACGCCAACCCCGGTCAGATTCGGATACGGGTAATCGGAATCCGGACGCTTCGGGTCAACCGCTGCAACCGCACCGGGCATCGGGTCAATTACCTCATGATGGTCGGTAACCACCACATCAACCCCGCGCGCCTTCAATGCGGCAACATCCTGATAGTTTGTTATCCCGCAATCTACCGTAATTATCAACCGGACATCGCTCGCCTCGGCACTCTCAACAAACCGATAGTCAAGCCCGTGTTTGTCTCTGCCTTTTACCGGGATGTAATACCTTGCCTTTGCCTGAAGCCCGTTCAAGACCTGATAGAGCACAACTGTCGCGGTTATCCCATCAAGGTCGTCATGGCCCCAGATAAGAACCGGCTCCCTCTTTTCTATCGCCTGAAAAATCCGGTCCCGTGCCAGTTCAAAATCGGGCAAAAGTTCAGGAGGGTGGAGATGGGAAAAATTCGGATTGAGCCACTCCTCAGCACCGGTTCGGTCTTTTACGCCCCGCAACACGAGCAAACGAGCCAAAGGCTCTGAAACCCCAAGTTCCTGGACAAGCGCCTTAACCCGCTCCTCATCAACCGGCTTAATGGACCAGACCGCGCTACTCATCACCGCGCTCAATGGTCGATCAACACAATTCGGCCCTCAACCTGGGCGTCAACCGGCGAATGGCGCCGAATGTAATCGGCAATAACATCGCGCAGCGGCAGATAACTGTCCTCAATATCCTGACCCTCAGCAAAAACCCGATAATCACCGCTGCCTGCGGCAAGATACGAGTTGGTTGCCACAGTGTAAACCCGATTACTATCCAGAGGTTCTCCATTAACCAGCACCGAGACCACCCGTTCGCCAATCGGTTTCTTCTTTGTGTAGCGCATCTTTATCCCGGAAACCTGAAATATCGCATGGTGCCCGTTCACCGAAACCTCAAGCATCTCTTTCACCTGCTTTCCGGTCCACTTGCCCGTGACAACAGTATTGCCAAAAACATCAACCTGATAGATGTGCCGATAGGTAACCGGACCGGCGGGAATATTTGCCCTGATGCCCGCGGAGTTGTGGATTGCGATATCGGTATTGAACCGCTCGCGCATCGCATCGGTAATCAGATTGCCTGCTGGCGTTTCAATAAACCCACCCCGGGTCAACTCCCGCTTACAATATCCTAAAACCTCGTCAAACCCCTTTTCTGCAACCGCCCGCACCGAGTCAAGATGCCGGGCGTAATTTAAATCCCGGGGAATCTCATCGCCTAACAGGTCAATCAGTTTCCCCTGATAACCAACAATCTGTCGGGTTTTAAGGTCAAAACTGATGTCCAGCACCCCGACCGTACTCAACTTTGAATACGCCTGCTGGATAATCGTGTGATTCTTTGGACTCTCGTAAGGCGGTTCCACCCCGGTGTGGCTATGCGCGCCGATGATGATGTCAACACCCGGGACTGAATCGGCAAACCGCTGGTCATGGGTATAGCCGATGTGATTCAGGGCAACCACAATATCCGCGCCCTGCTCCCGCAACCGTTTCACCTCCTCCCGGGCAACATCGTAATAGGGCAAAACCGTCAGGTTGCCAATCAAAGAGTCGTTGACCGTTCCGGAGAGGTACTTGGTCAAAACGCCCATAAGGCCAATCTTCACCCCACCCCGCTCAAAAATCGCGCTGCGCACAAGAAAACCGGGTGCGGTATCGGTTCCACTAACGCGCACATTCGTCGCAACCCAGGGGATACGCGAACTGTCAACCAGCTCTCTTAGAACCCACCAGCCCATATCAAAGTCGTGGTTCCCGGGTGCAACCGCATCGTAGCCTGCCCGCCGGAAAAAGTCCACCACCGCCTGACCCCGGGTAAAGTCGCCCACCGGTGTGCCCTTGAATATATCACCGCCATCTACGAGCAAAAACCCATACCCGTGCTGCATTGCCGAATCCCGCAACTCTCGAATTATCGTCAGCGCGCCACTGGCATTGGCAAGGGGTGGTGGAAAATTTCTGTCCAGCCAGTACGCCTCACCGGGTAAAAGCGCACCATGAATGTCGTTTGTGTGGACAATAAATATGTGCTGAACCTGGCTGAATCCAGAGGCAACTAAAATTAAAAAAATCCCTGTCCAAGGCAAAACAGCGCGCCGCTTAAAACTCATACTCCACACCGGTTCGCAAATTGAACCTCGCCTCGTACGCCCGAAAATCCGCATCCTCATTCTCTAAGGCAAAATCGCTGGCATCGAGCGCCTCCCGGTTCAAATTACCGTCAAGGTTAATCCGGTATCTGCCCGCATTAAAGCCCAGTCCGAACAACGCCTCAACCCGATGCACCGCTGGGTCGGTGCATAGCGGATTCAAACCAAACCCGTAACGCAGCCGGACCGAATTCAGCATAATGTGCTCAACCGTTGTCTGAACATAAATCACATTGTGTAAACCGCTGTCGACTTCTGCCCACGCTTCGGTGCCGACAATTAGTTTCACCCGGGACGGCAGTTGCGCTGGCGCCTGATAGTGCAACGCAATCTGCCCTCTCCAGGGATAGCCTTTAAGGCTAAAACTGTCCGGACTGTTGAACCGCAACCGGCTGTGATAACTCAACCCAATTTTGAACCGCGCCAGCGGCGCTACGGTTAAGCCAGCGTTCCAGCCCGGACTCCTCAATCCGTTTTTGATGACAAAACCATAGGTGTCAGGCTCCTGGACCATCTGAAAATTGAGTTCCCGTTCACCCCAGGCATAGCAAAATCCCGCACCGAGCGCGATAAACTTTACCGGTCTAACCGCCGCCGCAATATTACCCGAGTAGAGAAACCCGCGCTGCTCCAGTCGGTCTTCACCAATTTTAACATAAAACTCGTCCCGGTACTCCTTCAGATAGGTGTAATGGAAGTCGCGCACCGGTGCCACTCCCGCACCGAACGCAAACCGCTGAAACGGATAAACAACCGAAACTGGACCCGGCACCCAGTTGAAACCAATGTTGTCCGCAATCACCGCCTCACCAATCGTATTCTCAAACTGGTCGTACACATAGCGCACCCGCTGCTCTGACACACACCTCAAACCCCAGTTGACATTGAGCCGGCGGTAGTTAGAAAATTCACCCACCCCTGCTAAATCTGCCGGATTCTGGAAAACTTCCTCAGGAACCGGGTTTAACCATTCACCAAAATAGTCCCGCACTGGAATTGAGGGTGCGGCAAAACCGACCAGCACCATTGCCGAAACCGCAACGAAAAACCAGCGCCAACGATTTATTTTCATCAATCTTCACCCCCTACCATAAAAAGTCTAACTGCAAACTGACACTGAACCGGCTTTCCCGGCTGACAAAATCGGAAACCGGCGTGCCGTCGCCATAATGAACTCCCTCATTGTTCGCAAGTCCGGTATGAGGAAAGTCGCTGATTTTGTGCCGGAACTTCAGATAAAAGAGCAGGTGTTCAGAAATCTGGTCGGTCAGAGCCAGATACCACTTAAACCCCTGCCCATCAACAAACTCAATGGTATTGTCCTCAAACAGCCACTCCGACATTCCAGCACTGCGCCAGGTCGCAACGCCCAGTTCCCCGCTGAAACTGGAAGAGAAGTTGTGCTCCCACTGCACCGCAATAAAGTCGCCATTGATACTCGCCTCATCGTTGTACTCCAGACTCGGCGTTAGCACCGTTCGACCCGAACGCACCTCGGTTGTCAGATAGTCCCAGTTGGAAAGCGCAAGCATCGCCCGCAGGGTTGACTCCAGGGAAAGTGAATGGGTTGGCACCGCCTGTTTCGGATTTTCCCGTAACTGGACCTTCTGCTTAAACCGCAGCCGCACGCCGAAAACCGGCCGATACTCCACCTCGGCTTGAAACCGGCAGTTGTCACTACCCCAGGCAAGGTTGCGCCAGAGGTCAAGATAAGCCCGGGTAATGGTTACCGCGCGCGAAATCTGATACCGGGTCTCAACCATCACACCCTCTTCCGCCTTGGGCATCGGAAAGTCCTGCAAAGCGGCAAAAGCCGGGTCAATTAACCGATAAGGCTTCTCCAGTGTTGTATTTTCAAACCGCAACTCCTCGCAATAACCGCGATTGTAATGATTGACATAGTTCACATCGTAACGACGGTAAAGGACATTGACATAAAGATAGTCGTACTGGGTGCGCGCCTTAATTAAATAAGCGTTGCCCCCGCGCTGTTGTTGGGCAAACTCGCCCTCAAGGGAGAAGTTTTCAATCGCGGTTCGGAAGTCGGCGCCATAAAACAGCCTTGTTCTGCCCGTATCCAGCCGCAGGTAATTGGGGTCATCAAGTATTTCCGCATCACCGGGCAGGTCAAGGAATCGTGCCGCAGGCTGAAAATTTCTGCTCATCCGGCTGGACAGAACCGATGTACCGATTCTTGTTCCAACTGGCAAAAAGCCCAATCCCGATAAATCGAACCTGAAACTACCACCGGTGCTCGTTTCCTGCAAAGCGTCCTTAAAAGTGGAGTAGCGCGGATTGGAAACAATGAACCAGTTCACGGTACTATCCGGATTGACAATCGCATCCCGGTTTGCCCGGGAGAAAAACCCCAGAAACCCGGCTCTGCCCAGACGAACATTGCCCGCAACGCCCCGCATACCAAAACCCCGATTTTCATTCAAATCACCAAAAAGCCCTTCGGTTCGACTGGCAACCCGGGGTAAAAGTTCGGAATTGTTGTCAAGCAAAATCCCCTGACCCAGTGCCAGCCGGTAATCACCAACCATCAACCTTTCCAGGGGTCCTAACCCATCAACCGTCAGATAACCCTTCACATCACTTATCGCTTTGGGCTCATAAAAGTTCTGTCCCAGCCAACCCGCCAGACGCAACTTCTCCCCCAGGCGTAACCGCAACCGGTGGCTTGCTGTCGCCTCATTTCTCATTTGATAACGATAGGAACTTTCCACATTGAGTTGCTGCCGGAAAAACTCCATCTCCTCATCAGTATATCCCGCCTGCCGGAATACTGCCGTATCAGTGGCAAGTGTTTTAAGCGCTGCGGCAAAGTCGCCGGGTTCAACAATCCCATCCAGACCCGGGTCGGTCGCAAACTTTATCCGGTAGTTACCACCCCATCGGTCACGCGGCGCACGGTCAGTAAAACTTACATAATTACGCATCCCCCGATAACCATAAGTTGACAACCCATCAACCCTGCTGGCAAGGTCGCGCCGGCTCTCAATCTTACCGCCCCCTTTTAAATACTTAACAACCGCCACCGCATCTAAGAGCGACACATTCTCCAGCCGCAACAGGTCGTCAACCGTTGCCCGATTGATGTTCAACGGGTCAACCAAAAGGTCCTGCCAGTCTTCAACAACCGCTTTACTCGGACCATCCTCACTTGCCAGTCGGCGCTGAATGCGCAGCAGGTTCTCCTCCTGACGCTCTTCCCAGTCGCGCCGGCTGATGTAAATTAAAGGTTTCAACTCCTTCAATTTCTCGGGTGTGATGCCGGGTATCTGCAAAAGGTCATAAATGCTGTTCAATCGCCCGTACAACTGGAGATACTCATAAATCTTTTGCGCCGTAATTGAATCCACCGGTAACTGCCGGATTTCGTCAAGGCGGGCGTTGTTGATGTCCAGTTGCCGGTCGGGCGTAAAAGAAGCAATCAGGACAATGAAAACCCAGACCATCAGTGCTAAAATTTCACCAGCACCCCGAAGTTGTGCGTCAAGGGTAAAACCGGATGGGTCTTGAGCGCATAATCAACCCGGACCCGCTCCACGCCACTGCCCAGACCGAAAGAAAAACTAACCGGCTCAGTACTGGCGCCGGCGCGCAGCGTCAGATATTGGGGGATAATTTCAAACTCCTGACCTAAGGCAATCCTGGTCCGTATACCCGGCTCTTTGGAAAACCCGATGGTTGAATGAATCCCTGGGGTCGGTGAAAAACCCAGTCCAAACGCCAGAACCCGGGGAAGTTCCGACTCGCCAATCTTGGGTAAATTTATATTGTGGACACAAAAACCCGCGCTCCAGAACCGGTGCACCCGGGCAAACATCCCCAGATCCAGACCTGCAGTCCAGCCCTGACCGTAATCCTTTTGATACAGGTTGTAACCGTTGAGCCCGTAACCAAAAAAGATTCCTTCTGCCAGTTCAAAACCGTGCGCCAGTTTTATTGACCGCTGTGATTGCAGGGAAAAACCGGTCTCCTGAACCCGAAAACCAAAAGTTCCTAACCGTTTAATGGGTATGCCAATGCCGGCGTAAACCGTGTGCAAACCAACATCAACCCCGCTGTAAAGCAACTTATAAAACCCCTGAAACTGCCGTTCCTTCACCTGCGCCAGACCCGCGGGATTAAAATCGATCGCACTGATGTCATCAGCCAGCGCCCAGAAAGCACCCCCCATACCTTCGGCACGCACCCCAGAACCATCATCTTCAAAAATCGCATACCCCGAAGAAAAAAGAACAACCCAAACCAAGACCAGCGTCGCAACATTTGCCTTCATTAAAATTCATTCTATACCGCCTGATTTTTGAGTCAAGTTAAAGTTCTGAAGATATTATTTGAGGACGCATCGGGCTGATTAAAGAATATCGCGTTAGCCTTGGCGCTGCGCTAAAAAAGTTAAGGTACCTCTTTGCTACTTTCCGCGCAGGTTGTAGCGAACACCAATCCGCGCCGGCACAGGCCCGATGCCTGAAATAGTCAGCGCTTGTGGTGCATTTCGGGCAGGGATGTAGGTGAAAACAGTGAACGCATTTAATATGTGCGCCTCAAGAAAAATTTTAAGCCGCTTGTTGAGTTTATACCGAAGACCAAAACCGCTGTACATATCGTAAACCGGAGTTATCTTCATAAATTCGTTGAACCTTGGGTCAGGTGTTCCCTGCGTTCCCCAGTAACCGGTAAAGGAGATGCCACCCAGAAGATAAGGTGCGAATCGCCAGCGCGGCTGGGGCTCAACAAAGATATCAACCCCAGGTTGCGCCGCAATGGCAAAAGCACCACCACCGGCAGTAAAGAATTGGAGTTCGCCTAACATAATCCGGAAATACAGCCAGTTTAATGGCTGATAAAGAAACTCGACATCCGGACCGATGTAATCGTCCTTGTGGGTAATTCTCAGAACCTCGCCTTGATAATCGGAAATTGTTGTAAAGATTCTTACGCCGCTCTTGGTAATTCCGGCACCGAGATATTCTGCATGTTCAGCAGATGAAACGGAACTACTAATGACCCCAGGATTACAACAAGGGGAATTAAAAGGGTCTTGATATTACCCATTCCATCTATTGCCTTTCATTCATCAAACACTCTTATTTTCTCACCACCAGTTTTGCAGTCTTGCCGCCCGCCTCGATGAAATATGTGCCCGTGGCGAGTCCATTAAGGGAAATTTTTACATTCTGCGTATTAGCCGCACCTTTTGATACCCTTAAAGGAATCACCCGCTGCAACTTTCCGGACACATCGTAAATCCGCACCTCCGCCACAGGATAAGGTAATTTCAGGCTAACCGTTCCTTTTGCCGGGTTGGGTGAAACATTTAATTGTGGTGTAACACCGGTAGTAAAAAGTTCTTTAATTCCTGGTGTACTCTGATATTTAATCGTTACGATGTCATAGTCCGTGCCGTTATGTGAGGAGCCACTGACAATAGGGTTACCATCGGTATCCACTACCACTGGGAAAAACCTATCATCATACCCTCCATCATAAAATGTTGCCCACAGGGTGTCACCGCTTTCGGTGTATTTTACTAAAACGCCGTCAATAGAATCCATAGCCATTCCACTATTGCCCGAAACAAAGATATTCCCTATCACATCAGTTGCCACTCCGCCTGCCCAATCATTGGGTGTGAAGTTTAACTCTCTAGTCCAGACCGTATCGCCATTTAGAGTATATTTAACAACTGCCAGATTATAATCAAGCACATGGCTAAGATAACCCACAACAATAATGTTGCCCGAAGAGTCAAGGGCGATGTCGCCCCCTGCACCCAAACTGAATCCACTAACGGTGTCTCTTCTCGTCCAGATGGTGTCACCCAAAGAATCCAACCGCACCGTGAGCATTGGCCTCCTTGTAGTATCGGTACCGGTAACAATAAAACCCCCTACTGGCAATTTGGCTATGGCGTAAAAATCGGAGACCCAGTTGTACGGTCTGCTCCAGATAAGGCTTCCCATTGCATCGTACTTCTGGATTAAACCGATGTAACGACCACCTCCCGAATAAGTATAACTCCAAACAGAAACTATGATATTATTTTCATCATCAATAACAACACCAGTATACATGTCCATATCCCAATGCCGGTACTTTCTCTCCCAGAGGAAATTACCTTCAGGAGAAAATTTTACCAATAGACACTGTGACTCAATTGTGTCATTACTGCAATAACCCGCAACTATAATATTGCCATCGTGGTCTAAAGCGATGTCATATCCTTGTTCATTTTCACCACCGTCATAGTAGCGTGTCCAGATGGTATCACCGCTGGATGTGTACTTGATAAGCAACATATCCGAACCAGTAGCAAGACTCCAGGAACCACCGGTAAGTAGCAAATTGTTATCATGGTCGAAAATCATCCTGCCGCAATAATCATCTACTCCTGCCCCCCGGTCAAACCTTCTGAGCCACAAAATTTCCTGGCTATAAACAGAAACCCATCCCAACACTCCCCATAACCACGGCGAAAACAACTTTCTCCACCCCGAACCTTTGCAAAAACTTTTAATCATCTTTCCTCCTTTATTCCTGTGGGCACCCGGCACAATACCGAGTGCCCACGATTTCAATACCAATTACGAATGAGCCATCACCAGTAAACGTATGCTCGTGTGTACCTCATATCATTCGGGTTTCCTATGTGGTGACGCCCTTTTTGTTCCCAGCCGTATCCCTTTGTAGCAGAATATTCATGGTAGAATGTGAGGTTCGTGTAATAACCGTAAGTGGGGTGTTCCTTTGTAAACGCAAGAGCCCTATGAGGTGGAGGAGGAGAATAACTGATAGAAAAAGTTGAACAGGCAACAAATAATGTGCCCGGACCTTGTAAAAAGTTCCTTCCTGTACGCGAACCGCAGACAACCCATTTGGTAGCGTTACCATTTTTATAGCCTTTGTTTATCCAGGAACTTGCAGTCCAGTCGATGAAACCATCCTTGTCAATAACATCAGCACTCGCTTCATATTCGCTCGGAGTTTGATATCCTTTCTGATGAAGTTGTTCGGCGGTAACTGCGGTAAATTCTGCCCCTGGAGAAGAGGGATTGTTGGTTTCAACCTCAATTATGATGGCGGCATTGTCAGTGTTGATGGTGTATTCGTAAAGATAATAGTAAACATCCGCTATTGCTATGCCTCCAAAGCACAGGCAGAGTGCAACTGTTGCTAATGCGGCTTTAAAGTTTCTCATTTTTCAACCTCCTTTCTTTGTTTATCCCTAATTGCCGCATTAATTGATTTGAACCTCCAGCCCAATTCTGGACTGGAGGCGCACCCTGCCACCGATAACCTCACCGGATTTGTTGTAAAACCAGAAATCACAGGATAGAACGAGTAGAGTAGAGTAGAGTAGAGTAGAGTAGGCTCGTCATCATAGTTTTACGCCACAACAATATTACATCAAAAACCTGTCCTGTCAAGTTGCCGGTATTTGCCGGTGCAGGCACAGCGATAATGCCCCTATTTTTAATATACGAAAAAACAAGGAGAAGTGACAAAAAACCGTTCCCCCAACAGTCCGGGGGTAATTCCTGGGATAGTCTTATACACCCCTTTCATCGCACATAGCGTGATATCGCGGAAGCCTGATAGCGCGGTAGCCGAACTCGCACCTTTTGGTGCTATCTTATTGATAATCAACAGGGTTCTACCTGAAACCGTCTAATTAACCCTTTTACTAACAATTAACCCAATATTCTGCTAACCGGTCTTTAGTGCTGTCCTGAATTCTGTTTCCGGTTCTGTTCCCGAGGGTGCCTTCAGATTTGATTGGATGTGTAATTAAGCTCCCCTCCCTTGAAGGGAAGTGTAAGAGCAAAGGTGAATTACAGAGCAGAGTGGCTAAGAGAACTTAACCATCGTTTTGGCGGTGGGTTAACAGCCGTTAGGGCGTGGCGAACAGCCGTTCGATTATCCGCCGGATTCGGGAAATGTTGACAAGCGAATCTGCCGGGAAAATTTGCTCCCATTCACTAAACTGTTCCGAGGGCAGGTTTTCCAGTAACCGCTCTTCTTCGGCTTCTTCCCAACCTTCATCAAGTTCCATCGTATCAACAGTTTCAACCTGCTGCTCAATCTTGGCACGTGCCGCTGCGATAAATGCCGGTTCAGGAAACACCCTCTTTGACTCTTCCGCCGCCATCAAAATTAGCAGTAAAGCGATGCCGACAATAATCAGCAGCTGTAAATTCTCCCTCACCAATCTAATTATAGCAAAATCACCGCATTTTGCCACTTCTTCTTTTGACATCACCGCCCGCCGATTTACAATTTTTCAAAATGAAACCCGAGCGCTTTGATGTAATTGTTATTGGTGGTGGTCATGCCGGTTGTGAAGCGGCGCTTGCCTGCGCCCGGATGGGCTGTAACACCCTTCTTTTAACCCAGAACCTTGACACCGTCGCGTTGATGTCGTGCAATCCCGCGGTCGGTGGCATCGGTAAAGGACAGCTGGTCAAGGAACTTGACGCCCTTGGTGGGCAGATGGCACTCATCACCGACCAGGCAGGAATCCACTTCCGGCAGTTGAACACGAGCAAAGGCAGGGCCGTACGCTCTTCACGGGTTCAGGTTGACCGTCAGTTGTACCGGCAGTTGATGCGCGCTCAACTGGAAAAAATCGAAGGACTGACCATTCGTCAGGGTATGGCACAGCGTATTCTCACCCGGGGCAAAACGGTTTGCGGCGTTGAAACCGAAATCGGCGAAAAATTTTACAGCAAAGCGGTTATCCTCGCACCCGGCACATTTTTATCCGGCCTTGTCCACATCGGCTTAACCCATTTCCCGGCGGGTAGGCTGGGCGAAGCGCCCGCCAATCTTTTGAGTGAAAACCTGCGTCAGCTCGGGTTTCGCCTTGGTCGATTTAAGACCGGCACACCCCCGCGTATCGACATTCGCACTGTTAACCTGAAGAAGTTGCCAGAGCAACCCGGCGACGAACCGCCACAGCCATTTTCCTTCTGGACTGATGAGCCGCTGAAAAACCGTGCCGCCTGTTACATCACCTACACCACACCCAAAACCCATCGCATCGTGAAGTCGGGGCTGAAGCATTCACCGCTCTACACCGGCATCATCAAAGGCAAGGGTGTCCGTTACTGCCCTTCCATCGAAGACAAGGTTGTAAAATTCCCAGAACGGGAACGGCACCATATCTTTCTGGAACCCGAAGGGGTGAACACCATCGAATGTTATCCCAATGGCATCTCCACCAGTCTGCCGGTCGAAATTCAGGAAAAGATGCTTCACTCCATTTCCGGACTGGAAAATTGCCGGATGATGCGGCCGGGCTATGCGATTGAACATGACTACGCGGACCCGACTCAGTTGTATCCGACCCTCGAAACTCGCTTGATTAAAAACCTCTACTTTGCGGGTCAAATCAATGGCACTACCGGTTATGAAGAAGCCGCGGTTCAGGGGCTCATTGCCGGTATCAACGCCGCTTTGCGGGTTAAAGACAAACCGCCATTTACCATATCGCGTTCCGAAGGTTATATCGGCGTTCTGATTGACGACCTTGTAACCCGGGGCACCGATGAACCGTACCGCATGTTTACCGCCCGGGTTGAATACCGGCTCCTTTTGCGGGAAGACAATGCCGATTTACGGCTCGGGCCCAAAGGGTTTGAACTGGGCTTGCTGCCGGCTGAGCGCTACCGGCTCATTGAAGAAAAAAACCAGCAGTTTCACACCACCATCAACTGGCTGAAAACCGCCCGGGTCAAACCGTCACCCGAAATTAACCGGCGTCTGAAAAAACTGGGCACCAGCCCGCTTAATGAAACTACCAGCGCAATTGAACTGCTGCGCCGCCCGGAAATCACCTATGAATACCTGCAAACCATCGTGCCCGCAGCGCCGGCAATCGCAAAATCGGTTCAGGATTTAGTCGAACTGGAGGTGAAGTATGAAGGGTATATCAACCGCACCCGGCGTCAGGTCGCCGAGTTTCAGGAACTGGAGAAGGTTCGAATTCCGGCTAATCTTGACTACTCCGCGGTGCCAGGACTTTCTACAGAACTGCGCGAAAAACTGGCGCGCATCCGTCCCCAATCACTGGCACAGGCGCAACTTATTCCGGGTATAACCCCGGCAGCAATCTTTGCTTTAACCGTATTTCTAAGGGGGAAAAAATGAGTCTAATCCAACTCCGCACCGAACTGGAGTCGTTCTGTCGCAACCGGGGCGTTGTCGCCTTCGGTGTTGCGGAAATGAAAGATATCAACACCAGCGATGTCGCCTTAACACCGGAAACATTCACCCGTCTCCCTTTTGCCATATCCCTCGCGGTCCCACTATCTTCGGAAGTTCTTGCAACCTTAACCGACCATCCTAACATTCTTTACGAACACCACTATCGGCAGTTGAACTTCGC
The candidate division WOR-3 bacterium DNA segment above includes these coding regions:
- a CDS encoding T9SS type A sorting domain-containing protein; this encodes MIFDHDNNLLLTGGSWSLATGSDMLLIKYTSSGDTIWTRYYDGGENEQGYDIALDHDGNIIVAGYCSNDTIESQCLLVKFSPEGNFLWERKYRHWDMDMYTGVVIDDENNIIVSVWSYTYSGGGRYIGLIQKYDAMGSLIWSRPYNWVSDFYAIAKLPVGGFIVTGTDTTRRPMLTVRLDSLGDTIWTRRDTVSGFSLGAGGDIALDSSGNIIVVGYLSHVLDYNLAVVKYTLNGDTVWTRELNFTPNDWAGGVATDVIGNIFVSGNSGMAMDSIDGVLVKYTESGDTLWATFYDGGYDDRFFPVVVDTDGNPIVSGSSHNGTDYDIVTIKYQSTPGIKELFTTGVTPQLNVSPNPAKGTVSLKLPYPVAEVRIYDVSGKLQRVIPLRVSKGAANTQNVKISLNGLATGTYFIEAGGKTAKLVVRK
- the mnmG gene encoding tRNA uridine-5-carboxymethylaminomethyl(34) synthesis enzyme MnmG translates to MKPERFDVIVIGGGHAGCEAALACARMGCNTLLLTQNLDTVALMSCNPAVGGIGKGQLVKELDALGGQMALITDQAGIHFRQLNTSKGRAVRSSRVQVDRQLYRQLMRAQLEKIEGLTIRQGMAQRILTRGKTVCGVETEIGEKFYSKAVILAPGTFLSGLVHIGLTHFPAGRLGEAPANLLSENLRQLGFRLGRFKTGTPPRIDIRTVNLKKLPEQPGDEPPQPFSFWTDEPLKNRAACYITYTTPKTHRIVKSGLKHSPLYTGIIKGKGVRYCPSIEDKVVKFPERERHHIFLEPEGVNTIECYPNGISTSLPVEIQEKMLHSISGLENCRMMRPGYAIEHDYADPTQLYPTLETRLIKNLYFAGQINGTTGYEEAAVQGLIAGINAALRVKDKPPFTISRSEGYIGVLIDDLVTRGTDEPYRMFTARVEYRLLLREDNADLRLGPKGFELGLLPAERYRLIEEKNQQFHTTINWLKTARVKPSPEINRRLKKLGTSPLNETTSAIELLRRPEITYEYLQTIVPAAPAIAKSVQDLVELEVKYEGYINRTRRQVAEFQELEKVRIPANLDYSAVPGLSTELREKLARIRPQSLAQAQLIPGITPAAIFALTVFLRGKK
- a CDS encoding bifunctional metallophosphatase/5'-nucleotidase is translated as MSFKRRAVLPWTGIFLILVASGFSQVQHIFIVHTNDIHGALLPGEAYWLDRNFPPPLANASGALTIIRELRDSAMQHGYGFLLVDGGDIFKGTPVGDFTRGQAVVDFFRRAGYDAVAPGNHDFDMGWWVLRELVDSSRIPWVATNVRVSGTDTAPGFLVRSAIFERGGVKIGLMGVLTKYLSGTVNDSLIGNLTVLPYYDVAREEVKRLREQGADIVVALNHIGYTHDQRFADSVPGVDIIIGAHSHTGVEPPYESPKNHTIIQQAYSKLSTVGVLDISFDLKTRQIVGYQGKLIDLLGDEIPRDLNYARHLDSVRAVAEKGFDEVLGYCKRELTRGGFIETPAGNLITDAMRERFNTDIAIHNSAGIRANIPAGPVTYRHIYQVDVFGNTVVTGKWTGKQVKEMLEVSVNGHHAIFQVSGIKMRYTKKKPIGERVVSVLVNGEPLDSNRVYTVATNSYLAAGSGDYRVFAEGQDIEDSYLPLRDVIADYIRRHSPVDAQVEGRIVLIDH